A single Agrococcus sp. ARC_14 DNA region contains:
- the acnA gene encoding aconitate hydratase AcnA, whose product MANPNSFDSKSSLSVGGTDYTLYRIDKVAGHERLPFSLKVLLENLLRTEDGANVTKQQIEALGSWDATAEPSVEIQFTPARVVLQDFTGVPCIVDLATMREAVAELGGDATKINPLAPVELVIDHSVIADLFGTPDAFERNVEIEYQRNGERYQFLRWGQTAFDDFKVVPPGTGIVHQVNIENLAKVTYAREFGGELTAYPDTVVGTDSHTTMVNGLGVLGWGVGGIEAEAAMLGQSVSMLIPRVVGFKLSGQIATGVTATDVVLTITEMLRKHGVVGKFVEFYGVGVGAVPLANRATIGNMSPEFGSTAAIFPVDDVTLDYLRLTGRDEQQVALVEAYAKQQGLWHDPSVEPVFSEYLELDLGTVVPSIAGPKRPQDRIELSRAKSQFSKDIVNYASASTSTSMVDLESKHSFPASDPGAVPGQEDEDTREVHINSGSGIPAELSKPVEVTGPDGQTYTLDNGAVTIAAITSCTNTSNPSVMLAAGLLARKAIEHGLKAKPWVKTTLAPGSKVVTDYYDKSGLTKDLDELGFYTVGYGCTTCIGNSGPLIEEVSAAINEHDLAVTAVLSGNRNFEGRINPDVKMNYLASPPLVIAYSLAGTMDFDFANQPLGKGKDGQDVFLADIWPSAEEVQATIDSSIDTEMFTTQYAAVFDGDERWQSLPTPDGDVFEWDAESTYVRKPPYFDGMTMELTPVVDIQGARVLAALGDSVTTDHISPAGAIKADSPAGKYLTEHGVARPDFNSYGSRRGNHEIMIRGTFANIRLKNQLLDGVEGGFTRDFTTADGAQSAIYDASVNYQAQGTPLVVFGGKEYGSGSSRDWAAKGTNLLGVQAVITESFERIHRSNLIGMGVVPLQFPAGESWASLGLDGTESVSISGLTELNEGRTPKTVRVVAEPTAHSPEGKQTVEFDAVVRIDTPGEADYYRNGGILQYVLRSLV is encoded by the coding sequence ATGGCGAACCCGAACAGCTTCGACAGCAAGAGCTCGCTGTCGGTGGGCGGCACCGACTACACGCTCTACCGAATCGACAAGGTCGCGGGCCACGAGCGCCTGCCGTTCAGCCTCAAGGTGCTGCTCGAGAACCTGCTCCGCACCGAGGACGGCGCGAACGTCACCAAGCAGCAGATCGAGGCGCTCGGCTCCTGGGACGCCACGGCTGAGCCCAGCGTCGAGATCCAGTTCACGCCCGCGCGCGTCGTGCTCCAGGATTTCACCGGCGTGCCCTGCATCGTCGACCTCGCCACCATGCGCGAGGCCGTGGCCGAGCTCGGCGGCGACGCCACCAAGATCAACCCGCTCGCCCCCGTCGAGCTCGTGATCGACCACTCGGTCATCGCCGACCTCTTCGGCACCCCCGACGCCTTCGAGCGCAACGTCGAGATCGAGTACCAGCGCAACGGTGAGCGCTACCAGTTCCTGCGCTGGGGCCAGACGGCGTTCGACGACTTCAAGGTCGTCCCGCCGGGCACCGGCATCGTCCACCAGGTCAACATCGAGAACCTGGCGAAGGTCACCTACGCCCGCGAGTTCGGCGGCGAGCTGACGGCATACCCCGACACGGTCGTCGGCACCGACTCGCACACCACGATGGTCAACGGCCTCGGCGTGCTGGGCTGGGGCGTCGGCGGCATCGAGGCAGAGGCGGCCATGCTCGGCCAGTCCGTCTCGATGCTCATCCCGCGCGTCGTCGGCTTCAAGCTGTCCGGCCAGATCGCCACGGGTGTGACGGCGACGGATGTCGTGCTCACGATCACAGAGATGCTTCGCAAGCACGGTGTGGTCGGCAAGTTCGTCGAGTTCTACGGCGTCGGCGTCGGCGCCGTTCCGCTGGCCAACCGTGCCACGATCGGCAACATGAGCCCCGAGTTCGGCTCGACGGCCGCGATCTTCCCCGTCGACGACGTCACGCTCGACTACCTGCGCCTGACGGGTCGTGACGAGCAGCAGGTCGCGCTCGTCGAGGCCTACGCCAAGCAGCAGGGCCTCTGGCATGACCCTTCGGTGGAGCCCGTGTTCTCCGAGTACCTCGAGCTCGACCTCGGCACGGTCGTGCCCTCGATCGCCGGACCGAAGCGTCCGCAGGATCGCATCGAGCTCTCGCGGGCGAAGTCGCAGTTCTCGAAGGACATCGTGAACTACGCGAGCGCCTCGACCTCGACCTCGATGGTCGACCTCGAATCGAAGCACTCGTTCCCGGCTTCGGACCCGGGCGCCGTGCCCGGTCAGGAGGATGAGGACACGCGCGAGGTGCACATCAACAGCGGCAGCGGCATCCCCGCCGAACTGTCGAAGCCCGTCGAGGTGACCGGCCCTGACGGCCAGACGTACACGCTCGACAACGGCGCGGTCACGATCGCCGCCATCACGTCGTGCACGAACACGTCGAACCCCTCGGTGATGCTCGCGGCCGGTCTGCTCGCCCGGAAGGCGATCGAGCACGGCCTCAAGGCGAAGCCGTGGGTCAAGACGACCCTGGCTCCCGGCTCGAAGGTGGTCACCGACTACTACGACAAGTCGGGCCTCACCAAGGACCTCGACGAGCTCGGCTTCTACACCGTCGGCTACGGCTGCACGACGTGCATCGGCAACTCGGGCCCCCTCATCGAGGAGGTCTCGGCTGCGATCAACGAGCACGACCTCGCCGTCACCGCAGTGCTCTCGGGCAACCGCAACTTCGAGGGCCGCATCAACCCCGACGTGAAGATGAACTACCTTGCGTCGCCGCCGCTGGTGATCGCATACTCGCTCGCGGGCACGATGGACTTCGACTTCGCGAACCAGCCGCTCGGCAAGGGCAAGGACGGCCAGGATGTCTTCCTCGCCGACATCTGGCCCTCCGCCGAAGAGGTGCAGGCGACGATCGACTCGTCGATCGACACCGAGATGTTCACCACGCAGTACGCCGCCGTGTTCGACGGCGACGAGCGCTGGCAGAGCCTTCCGACGCCCGACGGCGATGTCTTCGAGTGGGATGCGGAGTCGACGTACGTGCGCAAGCCTCCGTACTTCGACGGCATGACCATGGAGCTCACGCCGGTCGTGGACATCCAGGGCGCTCGCGTCCTGGCCGCCCTGGGCGACTCCGTCACCACCGACCACATCTCCCCGGCCGGCGCGATCAAGGCCGACAGCCCGGCAGGCAAGTACCTGACCGAGCACGGCGTCGCTCGCCCCGACTTCAACTCCTACGGCTCCCGCCGCGGCAACCACGAGATCATGATCCGCGGCACGTTCGCGAACATCCGCCTGAAGAACCAGCTCCTCGACGGCGTCGAGGGCGGCTTCACGCGCGACTTCACGACGGCCGATGGCGCGCAGTCGGCGATCTACGACGCATCCGTCAACTACCAGGCGCAGGGCACCCCGCTCGTCGTCTTCGGTGGCAAGGAGTACGGCTCCGGCTCGAGCCGCGACTGGGCGGCCAAGGGCACCAACCTGCTGGGCGTGCAGGCCGTCATCACCGAGTCGTTCGAGCGCATCCATCGCTCCAACCTGATCGGCATGGGCGTCGTGCCGCTGCAGTTCCCTGCTGGCGAGTCGTGGGCGTCGCTGGGCCTCGACGGCACCGAGAGCGTCTCGATCTCCGGGCTCACGGAGCTCAACGAGGGCCGCACCCCCAAGACGGTGCGCGTGGTCGCCGAGCCGACCGCGCACAGCCCGGAGGGCAAGCAGACCGTCGAGTTCGACGCTGTCGTGCGCATCGACACCCCCGGAGAGGCCGACTACTACCGAAACGGCGGCATCCTCCAGTACGTCCTGCGCTCGCTGGTCTGA
- the dxs gene encoding 1-deoxy-D-xylulose-5-phosphate synthase gives MAILEQITGPRDLDRLSQAQLVELAAEIRSFLIREVARTGGHLGPNLGVVELTVAMHRVFHSPRDAFVFDTGHQSYVHKLLTGRQDFSRLRQRGGLAGYPQRSESEHDIVESSHASSSLSWADGISRAFDITGQHDRSVVAVVGDGALTGGMTWEALNNISDDNRRRLVIVVNDNGRSYAPTIGGMARFLNGVRTQRSYRTLRGTSERLFSRFGHPGRAVYRGVRGATHGFLTRFVNNEVLYSNLDIKYLGPIDGHDVEALEEALTQARDFGAPVIVHVITQKGQGFDPAINDEADQFHAVGQIDPETGEAIASAGRPSWTSVFAEELVSLARKDERIVGITAAMLRPTGLDRLAALDASRVLDVGIAEQHAVTTAAGLAYGGLHPVVAIYATFINRAFDQVLMDVALHKAGVTFVLDRAGVTGPDGPSHHGMWDLALLQFVPGIRLAAPRDAARLEEELREAVAVDDAPTVIRYPKGSVPNQLDAVRRTDDGVDVLLEAPHRDVLIIAIGPFAHLAMDVAQRVQAQGIGVTVVDPRWVVPVASSIVELARDHRIVITLEDGVRVGGIGTRIRQELRAAGVDTAVDELGLPDAFIDHAERGEILEDAGLSAQTIARNIVQQVLGTGRVPIARPLPGEQELRLDAPADADPAQHPLD, from the coding sequence ATGGCGATCCTCGAACAGATCACAGGGCCCCGGGACCTCGACCGGCTCTCGCAGGCCCAGCTGGTCGAGCTGGCTGCTGAGATCCGGTCGTTCCTGATCCGTGAAGTCGCTCGCACCGGCGGGCATCTCGGGCCGAACCTCGGTGTCGTCGAGCTGACGGTCGCGATGCATCGGGTCTTCCACTCGCCGCGGGACGCCTTCGTCTTCGACACCGGCCACCAGTCCTACGTGCACAAGCTGCTCACGGGGCGCCAGGACTTCTCACGACTGCGGCAGCGCGGTGGCCTCGCTGGCTACCCGCAGCGCTCCGAGAGCGAGCACGACATCGTCGAGTCGAGCCACGCATCCTCCTCCCTGTCGTGGGCAGACGGCATCAGCCGTGCCTTCGACATCACCGGCCAGCATGACCGCTCCGTGGTCGCGGTGGTCGGCGACGGCGCCCTGACGGGCGGCATGACGTGGGAGGCGCTCAACAACATCTCCGACGACAACCGCCGCAGGCTCGTGATCGTCGTGAACGACAACGGCCGCTCGTACGCGCCCACGATCGGCGGCATGGCGCGGTTCCTCAACGGCGTGCGCACGCAGCGCTCCTACCGCACGCTGCGCGGCACCTCCGAGCGGCTGTTCTCGCGCTTCGGCCACCCCGGCCGCGCCGTCTACCGCGGTGTGCGCGGCGCCACCCACGGCTTCCTCACCCGCTTCGTGAACAACGAGGTGCTCTACTCCAACCTCGACATCAAGTACCTCGGCCCCATCGACGGGCACGACGTCGAGGCGCTCGAGGAGGCGCTGACGCAGGCGCGCGACTTCGGCGCGCCCGTCATCGTGCACGTCATCACGCAGAAGGGCCAGGGCTTCGACCCTGCCATCAACGACGAGGCCGACCAGTTCCACGCCGTCGGCCAGATCGATCCGGAGACCGGCGAGGCGATCGCCAGCGCGGGCCGTCCGTCCTGGACCTCGGTGTTCGCCGAAGAGCTCGTCTCGCTCGCGCGCAAGGACGAGCGCATCGTCGGCATCACGGCCGCCATGCTGCGCCCGACGGGGCTCGACCGGCTCGCCGCGCTCGATGCCTCTCGCGTGCTCGATGTCGGCATCGCCGAGCAGCATGCCGTCACGACTGCCGCCGGACTCGCTTACGGCGGGCTGCATCCGGTCGTCGCGATCTACGCGACCTTCATCAACCGCGCCTTCGACCAGGTGCTCATGGATGTCGCGCTGCACAAGGCGGGCGTCACGTTCGTGCTCGACCGCGCCGGCGTCACGGGCCCAGACGGCCCCAGTCACCACGGCATGTGGGATCTGGCGCTGCTGCAGTTCGTGCCCGGCATCCGCCTGGCCGCGCCGCGCGACGCGGCGCGCCTCGAGGAGGAGCTGCGCGAGGCCGTGGCCGTCGACGACGCGCCGACCGTCATCCGCTACCCCAAGGGCTCCGTGCCCAATCAGCTCGACGCCGTGCGCCGCACGGACGACGGCGTCGATGTGCTGCTCGAGGCACCGCACCGCGACGTGCTCATCATCGCGATCGGCCCGTTCGCGCACCTGGCGATGGACGTCGCCCAGCGGGTGCAGGCGCAGGGCATCGGGGTGACCGTGGTCGACCCGCGCTGGGTCGTGCCGGTCGCGTCCTCGATCGTCGAGCTCGCGCGCGATCACCGCATCGTCATCACGCTCGAGGACGGCGTCCGCGTCGGCGGCATCGGCACGCGCATCCGTCAGGAGCTGCGGGCCGCCGGCGTCGACACGGCAGTGGACGAGCTGGGCCTGCCGGATGCGTTCATCGACCACGCGGAGCGCGGCGAGATCCTCGAGGACGCCGGGCTCTCTGCCCAGACGATCGCCCGCAACATCGTGCAGCAGGTGCTCGGCACCGGCCGCGTGCCGATCGCGCGACCGCTGCCGGGGGAGCAGGAGCTGCGGCTCGACGCTCCCGCCGACGCTGATCCGGCGCAGCACCCCCTCGACTGA
- a CDS encoding ADP/ATP-dependent (S)-NAD(P)H-hydrate dehydratase — protein sequence MTWLRTPGADDDKRSMGVLGVVTGSVRYPGAAVLGVEAAWRTGAGMVRLWAPRRVQDLVLARRPETVCHALDEAPTGVDAWLLGSGQDARERDSALRSLLLAVLGSGAPCVIDAGALDLATAHAGPVVLTPHAGELARLLGDGDAAGSDLAGQAARAAARLRAVVVAKGAPTHIVDALGAAVSVEAATHRLATAGTGDVLAGLLGAMLAGNATALAEPGVLARIAAEGVRLHGEAAALAAADNRPITALDVAERLPQAVAARIAASTAG from the coding sequence ATGACGTGGCTGCGCACTCCAGGTGCTGATGACGACAAGCGCTCGATGGGCGTGCTGGGCGTCGTCACGGGCTCGGTGCGCTACCCGGGCGCCGCCGTGCTCGGCGTCGAGGCGGCGTGGCGCACGGGTGCCGGCATGGTGCGGCTCTGGGCACCCCGACGCGTGCAGGATCTCGTCCTGGCACGCAGGCCGGAGACCGTGTGCCACGCGCTCGACGAGGCTCCGACGGGCGTGGACGCCTGGCTGCTCGGCTCCGGTCAGGACGCCCGAGAGCGCGACTCGGCGCTGCGGTCGCTGCTGCTGGCGGTGCTCGGAAGCGGTGCGCCGTGCGTGATCGATGCCGGTGCCCTCGATCTGGCCACCGCGCACGCGGGCCCCGTGGTGCTGACGCCGCATGCCGGCGAGCTCGCGCGGCTGCTCGGCGATGGCGATGCCGCGGGCAGCGATCTCGCAGGCCAGGCCGCGCGGGCAGCCGCAAGGCTTCGCGCGGTCGTGGTCGCGAAGGGCGCGCCGACGCACATCGTGGACGCGCTGGGCGCCGCCGTCTCGGTCGAGGCCGCGACGCATCGACTGGCGACGGCGGGCACGGGCGACGTGCTGGCCGGCCTGCTGGGGGCGATGCTGGCGGGCAACGCGACCGCGTTGGCCGAGCCCGGCGTGCTCGCGCGGATCGCCGCAGAGGGCGTTCGACTGCACGGCGAGGCGGCAGCGCTGGCAGCCGCAGACAACCGACCGATCACAGCGCTCGACGTCGCAGAGCGACTGCCGCAGGCGGTGGCCGCGCGGATCGCGGCGTCGACGGCTGGCTGA
- a CDS encoding methyltransferase, whose protein sequence is MDRALVDALARDLAAASFTGGGVLASIGADADAALTRTVAQPARRAALDNPGPLSTLLRAFWLGDTVTEQEMADALPALGVAGAVALGVAERRGETVAPLVAIRPHAYRDARGEGSWWIASDLDELAGVWPLRPDHVLGVGGAARTLTALLPQRTLGSALDLGTGCGVLALHLRRTASRVVATDISERALWFTELNAALNGIDGIETRHGSLFEPVAGERFDLIASNPPFVITPRTAGVPEYEYRDGGAAGDALMASVVGGLAEHLHPGGDARLLGNWETIGAEDGLDRVRGWLGGALAVWAIERESLDPVRYAALWLRDGGTLPRDADHDHLLDAWLDDFEDRRVTAIGMGWLALRAPDSAAGARAVTDMARFERVPQAVQLEHAGAHLAAAFDDAAWLATLDDAALADEHLMTAADVTEARHQLPGAAGPNVIELRQGGALARTLSVDTALAALVGACDGELSIGALIGALIGAIAGLLEVDEAILAADLLPRVRELVVTGFLRPLTA, encoded by the coding sequence ATGGATCGTGCACTCGTCGACGCCCTCGCCCGAGATCTCGCAGCAGCGAGCTTCACGGGCGGGGGCGTCCTCGCGTCCATCGGTGCCGATGCCGACGCAGCGCTGACCCGCACGGTGGCGCAGCCGGCTCGCCGGGCTGCGCTCGACAACCCCGGGCCGCTCTCGACGCTGCTGCGGGCGTTCTGGCTCGGAGACACGGTCACCGAGCAGGAGATGGCGGATGCGCTGCCGGCGCTCGGCGTTGCAGGTGCGGTCGCGCTCGGCGTCGCCGAGCGCCGCGGCGAGACCGTCGCGCCGCTCGTGGCCATCCGGCCGCACGCCTACCGCGACGCGCGGGGCGAGGGCTCCTGGTGGATCGCGAGCGACCTCGATGAGCTGGCGGGCGTCTGGCCGCTGCGGCCCGATCATGTGCTGGGCGTCGGCGGGGCCGCCAGGACGCTCACCGCACTGCTGCCGCAGCGGACGCTCGGGTCAGCGCTCGACCTCGGCACCGGCTGCGGCGTGCTGGCGCTGCACCTTCGGCGCACCGCCTCGCGGGTCGTCGCGACCGACATCTCGGAGCGCGCCCTCTGGTTCACCGAGCTGAACGCTGCCCTGAACGGCATCGACGGCATCGAGACGCGCCACGGCTCCCTGTTCGAGCCCGTCGCCGGCGAGCGCTTCGACCTCATCGCCTCGAACCCGCCGTTCGTCATCACCCCGCGCACGGCAGGGGTCCCGGAGTACGAGTACCGCGACGGCGGCGCCGCGGGGGATGCGCTCATGGCCTCGGTCGTCGGCGGGCTCGCCGAGCACCTGCATCCCGGTGGGGACGCGCGGCTGCTCGGCAACTGGGAGACGATCGGCGCTGAGGACGGCCTCGATCGCGTGCGAGGGTGGCTTGGCGGAGCGCTCGCCGTCTGGGCGATCGAGCGGGAGTCGCTCGACCCCGTGCGGTACGCAGCGCTGTGGCTGCGCGACGGCGGCACGCTCCCCCGCGATGCGGACCACGATCACCTGCTGGACGCCTGGCTCGACGACTTCGAGGACCGTCGCGTCACCGCGATCGGCATGGGCTGGCTCGCGCTGCGCGCGCCCGACAGCGCGGCCGGCGCGCGCGCCGTCACCGACATGGCACGGTTCGAGCGGGTGCCGCAGGCCGTGCAGCTCGAACACGCGGGGGCGCACCTCGCCGCCGCGTTCGACGATGCGGCCTGGCTCGCGACGCTCGACGACGCGGCGCTCGCCGACGAGCACCTGATGACCGCTGCGGATGTCACGGAGGCGCGCCATCAGCTGCCGGGCGCGGCCGGCCCGAACGTGATCGAGCTGCGGCAGGGCGGTGCGCTCGCACGCACGCTGTCGGTCGACACCGCGCTCGCTGCGCTCGTGGGCGCCTGTGACGGGGAGCTCTCGATCGGCGCGCTGATCGGCGCGCTGATCGGCGCGATCGCGGGCCTGCTGGAGGTCGATGAGGCGATCCTGGCTGCCGACCTGCTGCCGCGCGTGCGCGAGCTCGTCGTGACCGGCTTCCTGCGGCCGCTCACCGCGTAG
- a CDS encoding 3-hydroxyacyl-CoA dehydrogenase NAD-binding domain-containing protein yields MAIRDEFPLLAAAEFDEVVTHSYVRDVRLASGKTLALLTLDNGRDHTRPSTLGPETLFELGDALETQRSRASKGEIDAIAVTGKPYFLAAGADLSNVTKLPDRATAAELPKLGHRVLGLLHKAPVPTFVFINGLALGGGLEIGLNADYRTINAAAPAVALPETFLGLLPGWGGATILPNLIGIERALKVVIENPLKQNRVLKPQEAFELGIADAIFGSANYLEASIQWADAVLGGKKVDRQHAPGTLERTVKWPIALKIARETLEKRLGTVALAPYRALDIMELAKKNDREAGFAAEDAALAELIAGDQFVASIYAFDLVQKRAKRPAGAPDKALAKRVSKVGIIGAGLMASQFALLFVRRLQVPVIITDLDQARVDKAVAGIHGEIDTLAEKGRISGDEKHRLRALITGTVDKADFADCDWVIEAVFEELSVKQQVFAEVEPHLSETAVMATNTSSLSVEQIGANLAHPERLVGFHFFNPVAVMPLIEVVKTPSTDDATLATAMRVAKDLKKNAVITRDTPGFVVNRVLAKLLGEAMHAVEQGSSFEDVVAAQRAFGFPMDPFVLLDLVGLKVGAHVLDTHHGAFPDRFFESKALHELAEQGILLEKDSKGESKGIDKRARKIVAKHTPAGAKPLSVEELRLRIEDGLADEIKRMLDDEVVEAAEDIDLCMILGAGWPFQMGGITPFLDRSGASQRAFGGTFHDPQIAGPKA; encoded by the coding sequence ATGGCCATCCGCGACGAGTTCCCGCTGCTCGCAGCAGCCGAGTTCGACGAGGTCGTCACGCACAGCTACGTGCGCGACGTGCGTCTCGCCTCCGGCAAGACCCTCGCCCTCCTGACCCTCGACAACGGCCGTGACCACACGCGTCCGTCGACGCTGGGGCCCGAGACGCTGTTCGAGCTCGGCGACGCGCTCGAGACGCAGCGCTCCCGTGCCTCGAAGGGTGAGATCGACGCGATCGCCGTCACCGGCAAGCCCTACTTCCTGGCCGCAGGCGCCGACCTCTCGAACGTCACCAAGCTCCCCGACCGCGCGACGGCCGCCGAGCTGCCGAAGCTCGGCCACCGCGTGCTGGGCCTGCTCCACAAGGCGCCGGTGCCGACCTTCGTGTTCATCAACGGGCTCGCCCTCGGCGGCGGCCTCGAGATCGGCCTCAACGCCGACTACCGCACGATCAATGCCGCCGCACCCGCGGTCGCGCTGCCGGAGACCTTCCTCGGCCTCCTCCCCGGCTGGGGCGGCGCGACGATCCTGCCGAACCTCATCGGCATCGAGCGCGCCCTCAAGGTCGTGATCGAGAACCCGCTGAAGCAGAACCGGGTGCTGAAGCCGCAGGAGGCGTTCGAGCTCGGGATCGCCGACGCGATCTTCGGCTCGGCGAACTACCTCGAGGCCTCGATCCAGTGGGCCGACGCGGTGCTCGGCGGCAAGAAGGTCGACCGCCAGCACGCGCCCGGCACGCTCGAGCGCACCGTCAAGTGGCCGATCGCACTGAAGATCGCCCGCGAGACGCTCGAGAAGCGACTCGGCACCGTGGCGCTCGCGCCCTACCGCGCGCTCGACATCATGGAGCTGGCGAAGAAGAACGACCGCGAGGCCGGCTTCGCCGCGGAGGACGCGGCGCTGGCCGAGCTCATCGCCGGCGACCAGTTCGTCGCATCGATCTACGCCTTCGACCTGGTGCAGAAGCGGGCGAAGCGCCCCGCTGGCGCCCCCGACAAGGCGCTGGCGAAGCGCGTCAGCAAGGTCGGCATCATCGGCGCCGGACTCATGGCCAGCCAGTTCGCGCTGCTGTTCGTGCGCCGCCTGCAGGTGCCGGTGATCATCACCGACCTCGACCAGGCCCGCGTCGACAAGGCCGTCGCCGGCATCCACGGCGAGATCGACACGCTGGCCGAGAAGGGCCGCATCTCGGGCGATGAGAAGCACCGCCTGCGCGCGCTCATCACCGGCACGGTCGACAAGGCCGACTTCGCCGACTGCGACTGGGTCATCGAGGCGGTGTTCGAGGAGCTGAGCGTCAAGCAGCAGGTGTTCGCCGAGGTCGAGCCGCACCTGTCGGAGACCGCGGTCATGGCGACGAACACCTCGAGCCTCTCGGTCGAGCAGATCGGTGCGAACCTCGCGCACCCCGAGCGCCTGGTGGGCTTCCACTTCTTCAACCCGGTCGCGGTCATGCCGCTCATCGAGGTCGTCAAGACCCCGTCGACGGACGACGCGACCCTCGCGACCGCGATGCGCGTCGCGAAGGATCTGAAGAAGAACGCCGTCATCACGCGGGACACCCCCGGGTTCGTGGTCAACCGGGTGCTCGCGAAGCTCCTGGGCGAGGCGATGCACGCCGTCGAGCAGGGCTCGTCCTTCGAGGATGTCGTCGCCGCGCAGCGCGCGTTCGGCTTCCCGATGGACCCCTTCGTGCTGCTCGACCTCGTGGGCCTCAAGGTCGGCGCGCACGTGCTCGACACGCATCACGGCGCGTTCCCCGACCGCTTCTTCGAGTCGAAGGCGCTCCACGAGCTCGCCGAGCAGGGCATCCTGCTCGAGAAGGACTCGAAGGGCGAGTCCAAGGGCATCGACAAGCGCGCTCGCAAGATCGTCGCGAAGCACACACCCGCCGGCGCCAAGCCGCTCTCGGTCGAGGAGCTGCGTCTGCGCATCGAGGACGGCCTCGCAGACGAGATCAAGCGGATGCTCGACGACGAGGTGGTCGAGGCAGCTGAGGACATCGACCTGTGCATGATCCTCGGCGCAGGCTGGCCGTTCCAGATGGGCGGCATCACGCCGTTCCTCGACCGCTCCGGCGCCTCGCAGCGCGCCTTCGGCGGCACCTTCCACGACCCGCAGATCGCGGGCCCGAAGGCCTGA
- a CDS encoding thiolase family protein yields MVANDDVVFVDGVRTPFGRAGEKGMYWSTRADDLAVKALTGLLERNPSLPLDRIDDVAIAATTQTGDQGLTLGRTVGMLAGLPVTVPGYAIDRMCAGAMTAVAAVGGGIAFGAYDVAIAGGVEHMGRHPMGLDADPNPRFVSEKLVSMDALNMGKTAERIHDRFPQLTKERADRYAMRSQQKYAAALAAGNIQPDLIPVATPSAAGWGLASADEAPRPETTLEGLAGLKTPFREHGRVTAGNASGLNDGATMSIMASSSAAKELGLTTKMRMVSFAFAGVEPDIMGIGPVPSTEKALRKAGLAIDDIGLFELNEAFAVQILSFTDHFGIDDDDARINPWGGAIAIGHPLASSGVRLMLQLARQFEQRPDVRYGVTAMCVGLGQGGTVIWENPNHKRYGKGN; encoded by the coding sequence ATCGTGGCCAACGACGACGTCGTGTTCGTGGACGGCGTCCGCACCCCATTCGGGCGTGCGGGCGAAAAGGGCATGTACTGGAGCACCCGTGCTGACGACCTTGCGGTCAAGGCGCTCACAGGACTGCTCGAGCGGAATCCGAGCCTGCCGCTCGACCGCATCGATGACGTGGCGATCGCAGCCACCACACAGACGGGCGACCAGGGCCTGACGCTCGGCCGCACGGTCGGCATGCTCGCCGGCCTGCCCGTGACCGTGCCCGGCTACGCGATCGACCGCATGTGCGCCGGCGCGATGACCGCGGTCGCCGCGGTCGGCGGCGGCATCGCCTTCGGCGCCTACGACGTCGCCATCGCCGGCGGCGTCGAGCACATGGGCCGCCACCCGATGGGTCTGGACGCCGATCCGAACCCGCGCTTCGTGAGCGAGAAGCTCGTCTCGATGGATGCGCTCAACATGGGCAAGACGGCCGAGCGCATCCACGACCGCTTCCCGCAGCTCACCAAGGAGCGTGCGGACCGCTACGCGATGCGCTCGCAGCAGAAGTATGCAGCGGCGCTCGCTGCCGGCAACATCCAGCCCGACCTCATCCCCGTCGCGACGCCCTCGGCAGCGGGCTGGGGCCTGGCGAGCGCCGACGAGGCGCCGCGTCCGGAGACGACGCTGGAAGGCCTCGCGGGCCTGAAGACCCCGTTCCGCGAGCACGGCCGCGTCACCGCGGGCAACGCATCCGGCCTCAACGACGGCGCGACCATGTCGATCATGGCGTCGTCCTCCGCGGCCAAGGAGCTGGGCCTGACCACCAAGATGCGCATGGTCTCGTTCGCCTTCGCCGGTGTCGAGCCCGACATCATGGGCATCGGCCCGGTGCCGTCGACCGAGAAGGCGCTGCGCAAGGCCGGGCTGGCGATCGATGACATCGGCCTGTTCGAGCTCAACGAGGCCTTCGCGGTCCAGATCCTCTCGTTCACCGATCACTTCGGCATCGACGACGACGACGCTCGCATCAACCCGTGGGGCGGCGCGATCGCCATCGGCCACCCGCTCGCCTCCTCCGGCGTGCGCCTGATGCTGCAGCTGGCCCGCCAGTTCGAGCAGCGCCCCGACGTGCGCTACGGCGTCACCGCCATGTGCGTCGGTCTCGGCCAGGGCGGCACCGTCATCTGGGAGAACCCCAACCACAAGCGCTACGGAAAGGGCAACTGA